Part of the Polyangiaceae bacterium genome, TTTGCCGTCGAGGACGTCGCCCTGCTTCACCGGTGCGCCGGATTTGGAGACGGAGTCCGGAGGTTGTGCCTCGCCGGGCATGACGCGCGGGCAGGAGTGTAACATGTCGCCCTGCGAGGGCCATGAGAACGGGCTCTCAGCGTTCCGGCTCGACGGTCGGCTCCTGACGCCCGCTCGAGAGCTCGACGAACTCGCACGAGCTGGGGTCGTAGTCGAAGACCTGCCCTGTCCCGATTTTGAACACCCACGCGCTGATGTGCAGCGTGCCGGCGACGAGCCGGTTCTCGATGAAGTCGAACTGGCGCAGGTGCTCGACCTGGAGCAGTACGTTCTCCTGAATGGCAGCCGTCGCGAGCGCTTCTCCGGTCAGGTCCGAGTAGCGCTCGCTCAGGATGCTCTTGAGCCGGGTCGCGCCGGCGACCCAGCGGCTCACGTAGGGCAAGTGGGCGACGGTCTCGGGGTGCAAGATGGCTTGGATGGCGCCGCACTGCGTGTGCCCACAGACGATGACGTTCTCGACCCCCAGCACCTCGACCGCATACTCCATCGCCGCCGCGGTGGCGCCCGGCAGAGTCGGCGGCGGCACGACGTTGCCCACGTTGCGGATCAGGAAGAGCTCACCTGGGGCAGCGTTGGTGATCAGATCCGGAACCACCCGCGAGTCCGAGCAGGTGATGAACAACGTCTCGGGTCTCTGACCCGCCGTCGCCAGCTGCTCGAAGAGCTGGCGGTGGGTCGCGAAGTATCCGCTCTGGAACGAGTGGATGCCCTTGGCGAGCTTCTGCATCGCTGCTGTCTAGCCCAATTTCGCCCGAGCGGGCAGCGGCCTCCTCCGGGTGCGCTCTTCGGGAGCGTGGTAGGTTTGGAGGCATGCAGCGGCCGCTGGCCATGGCTCTCGCGGCTCTCCTCGCGGCGTGCCAGGGGGATCCCGTCGGAGAGGCGCCGGGCGACGGCGGCACGTCCGACGCGAGCGACGGCGGCCCGAGCCTCTGGACCCTCGTCTACGACGATCCAAAGGCAGCGCTCGACGACGCGCTGCACGACATCTACGCGCCGTCGGCCGATGACCTGTGGGTGGTGGGCAAGAATCAACAGATCCTGCGCTGGGCCGGCGGGAAGTGGGATCCGTTCTCGCAGATCCCGGGCGCGCACCTGTACGGGATCTGGGGCGAGAGCAGCGCGGCGCTGACCGCGGTCGGGGCGGCCGCGTTCGACTTGTCGCCCATCGTGCTCGACTACGACGGCGGCATGTGGATCTCGGGCGCGCCGTTCCCGCCCAGCCTCCCGGCGCTGACGGACGTCTGGGGCAAAGGGACGCAGCGCTACTTCACCGGGCTCGCGGGCCAGATCTTCCAGGACGACCCGGTCAACCATCCGAACGACCGCTATCACCTGGCCGTGGTCACGGGCGGCTGCCCCACGGGGAGCGAGCCGAGCCCGACCCTCAACGCCATCGACGGCAGCTCGTTCGAGAACATCCTGGCTGCAGGCGACTCGGCGGTGCTCGCGCACAAGGACGCGAGCGGCTGGATCCGGCTGTGCGGCCCCGACCTGAAGGTGAGCTACGCCTCCGTGTTCCGTCTGCCCGGCACGAGCACCTTCTTCGTCGGCGCGAACTTCCTGGGGCTCTCGTGGTTCCTCGAGCGGAACAAGCCCCTCGCGCAGGTCTACCAGAACCTCGCGATCCCCGAGGCCGACAAGGCGTACATCCAGCGCATCACCGGGGACGCCTCGCAGGTCGTGGCGGTCGGTGATCGCGGCACGGTCCTGTATTTCGACCTGAAGACCGACCCGCGACCTCTACCGTCGCCGACCGACGACGCGCTCTACGGGGTCGCGCTGGCAGGCTCGGACACGCTCTACGTCTGCGGCCGCAAGAACCGAGTCTGGCGCGCGTCGCTCGCTGCGCTGGCGGCGTCGGGGATGTGAGGACGGTTTGAGTCTCTGGATGCTGCGCTGCTACCTGGGCGACTTTCGGACGCTCCTGACCGGCGGCAGCGCGGGTGTGCTCCAGCTCATGTACCCGCCGCTCGGCGCGGCCGTCGCCGCACAATCCGACTTCTTCGGCGATCCGTTCGGTCGCGTGTACCGCTCCGTCCCGCAGATCTGGGCGACCGTGCTGGCGCCCGACGGCGCGGAGCGCGCGCGCCGGATCCGCGACCTGCACCGCTCGATCCAGGGCACAGACGCCAGCGGTCGGCCCTTCCACGCGCTCGATCCCGAGACCTACTGGTGGGCGCACGCCACGTTCACCTGGGAGGTCTTCGAGGCGATCCGGCTGTTCTTCCCCGGCGGTCTCGGCGGCGTCGACGTGGAGCGCCTCTACGCGGACAGCGTCGGTTGGTACGAGCTCTACGGAGTCAGCTCACGCCCGGTACCGCCCGATTACCGCGCGTTCTTGGCGAAGTTCGACGACGTCTGCGCGACCACCCTGGAGATGACCCCGGCGGCGGCGCGCACTCTCGAGATGGCGCTCGCCGGACAGTGGCGTCCGCCGCTGATTCGCACGAACTTCAGGGATCCGCTGAGCAAGGGCGCCGGTCGCGCGCTGGTGATCGGCGCGCTGCCGGCCTTGGTGCGGCGGCGCTTCGACATCCCCTGGACGCGCTGGGATCAGCGGCGCTTCCGGCTGGTGTGCGGCGTGGTGCGGCAGGGCTTCCGCTACGTCCCCAAGCAGGTGCACCGCCGCGCCCTGAACCTCGGGCTGCGCTACGTCGGCGTCTCGACGCGCGCGGAGCGCTTCGTGCCCGGAGCCCAAGGCGACGGCGCGCCGCCTCGGTCATGACGGGCGCGCCTTGCTCCCGTCTTTCGCCTCGACGCACGCCCGCGCGCGCGCCAGCAAGAGCTCCCGCTCGCGCGTGTTGTGCGCGAGCGACGCGGCGCGCTCGAGCTCGGCGCGTGCCTCACTGGTGCGGCCCAGCTTCATGAGCAGGTCCCCGCGGACGCTGGGCAAGAGGTGGTACGCGCGCAGCGCGGGCTCCTCGACCAGCGCGTCCACCAGCTCCAGGCCGGCGGCGGCGCCGAACGCCATCGACACCGCAACGGCGCGGTTGAGCTCGACCACGGGCGACCCAGTCAGCTGGGCGAGGGCGTCGTAGAGCGCCACGATCTTCTTCCAGTAAGTCTCCGCGCCGCTCGGGGCGCGTGCATGGCACGCGGCTATCGCCGCCTGGAGCGCGTAGGGGCCGAGCGGCTGGGCCAGGGACTCCGCCCCGGAGAGCGCCGCGAGCCCGCGTTGGATGAGCAGCCGATCCCAGCGGGCGCGGTCCTGGTCGAGGAGCAGGATCGGCTCGCCCGAGGGGCCAACCCGCGCCCGGGCGCGCGACGCCTGAAGCTCCATCAGGGCGACCAGCGACGTCGCGAACGAGGCGCACGAGCCCGCCGATCAACCGAGGTGACTCGATGCGCCAGACCGCTTCGATGGCCTCGCGCGTCGCACGGCTCACGTGCGGTAGGCCTTCTCGAGCTCTGCGATGTCGAGCTTCACCATCTTCAAGAGTGCGTCCGTCACCCGCCTCGAGCGAGCCGGGTCCTGGTCGTACATCATCTCGTCGAGGGCCCGCGGCACGATCTGCCAGCGCACACCGAACCGGTCGATGAGCCAGCCGCACGCCTGCGGCTTGCCGCCTCCTTCGAGGAGCGCGTCCCAGTAGCGGTCGAGCTCGGTCTGGTCGTCGCAGGCCACGACCAGCGAGATGGCGTCGTTGAACTCGTGGTGCGGCCCGGCGCTGATGGCCTGGAACCGCTGACCGAAGAGCGTGAAGTCCACGACCTTCACCGAGCCCGGTGGGCCGCTCGGCGACTCGCTCAGGAGCGGCGTGACCCGGTCGACCCGCGAGTCTGGGAAGACGGAGGCGTAGAACCGGGCCGCCTCCTCGGCCTCCTTCGCGTACCAGAGGTGCGGAAATATCTTTGCGCGAGCCATCGTCGTCCTCCTCACGACTTCTGCTGCTGCTCGATCTGGGCGCGCAAGCGTTCCTCTTGGGCGCGCAGCTCCGGCGTGAGCTCCTGGCCGAAGTCCTCGGCCTCGAAGACCGGCCGGAGCTCCAGGACCGACTCCTCGCCGGGCATCGGGTCGGGACAGCGCCGGGCCCACTCGAGCGCCTCGTCCATGCTCTTCACCTGCCACAGCCAGAATCCGGCGATGAGCTCCTTCGTCTCGGCGAAGGGACCATCGATGGCGGTCTTCTTGCCAGCGGTGAAGACGACGCGCTTGCCCTTCGAGCTCGGGTGGAGCCCCTCGCCTGCGAGCATCACGCCGGCCTTCACCAGCTCCTCGTTGTACTTGCCCATGTCGGCGAGCAGCTTCTCGCTGGGCATCACGCCCGCCTCGGAGCTCTTCGTCGCCTTGACGATCACCATCACTCGCATCGTTCTGCCCTCTTCGGTTGGTTGGGGTTCGATCAGGCGACGAACGAGCGCGGCCCGGATCGACATGTCCCGGCAGATTTCTAGAGCACCGCGCCTGTGCCCCACGAAAGCCCAACCTTTTCGAGCGGTTAGCCGTGCCAAGGCAGCAAGAGTCGAGTCACAGCGAGCCGACCTGCGGCTTCGCTTCGTCGAAGCCCATGTTCAAGAGCGGGCTCCACTCGAGCACGCCGTCCTCGGCGTGGTTCAACAGCCCAATCTGCAGCCCGCGCAGCCGCTTGGCGTGGTTGAACAGGCCGATCTGGACGCCGCTCACCCGGTCGCCGACGTTCACCGCGCCGAGCTGCACCCCGTGCAGGGTCTGGGCGTAGTTGCCGCCACCCAGCTGCGCGCCCGTGTGCTGCTCGAAGGCGAGGTTCGCCAGGCCGAGCTGCCCGCCCGTGGAGCGCTCGGAGATGCTCGCAGCGCCGATCTGCGCGAGGCCGCGGAACGTCTCGGCGCCGGCGAACAACCCGATCTGAAGGCCGCCGCTGAAGTCGTGCGCAGCGCTCATGGCTCCGACTTGCGCCACGCCGCGGAACTCGTTGGCGTAGTTCAGCAGGCCGAACTGGCCCAAGGCCCAGAGCTCGGTGTCGTCGCCCCGGCTCTCGAACAGGCCCTTGCCCTGGCCGTTGACCACGCCGATCTGCGCGAGCCCGACGAAGGACCCGGCGGAGCGGTTGTAGCCACCGAGCTGGAGCGCGCCGGCGAAGGACTCGTCCGTCAGGTTGTACCCGCCGAGCTGCATCAGCCCTGCGAAGCTCTGGGCACGGTTGTAGCCGGCGAGCTGCAACACCCCGCCGAACTCCTGGCTGCGGTTGTGACCCAAGGTGAGCTGCCCCAACCCGTAAAAGTAGCGCGCGCGGTTCTCTCCCAGGCTCACCTGGGCCACGCCCCCGAGCTCGTCGGAGAGGTTGCGCCCGAGCGCGAGCTGCGCGACGCCGTAGTGACTCCCGGCGTCGTTCCGGATCAGCGACAGCGAAGCTACGCCGTAGAAGCGCTCGGTGCGACTCTGCGCCGCGGCCAGCGTCGCGATGCCGACGAAGGTGTCACGGTGCGTGCGCAGGCCTGCGTCGAGCACGTACCAGTTGCTCGGGCGCTCTTCGGCGACCACCAGATCCGGGCTCGGCGGGGCTCCGGGGCCGCAGCCCGGCGCAGTGCAGGGTGGCGCGTCGAGCACCTTCTGCTCTCGGGTGTCTCGCCCCTCACTCCCGTCAACCGCGATCGCGGCGCCCGCCGGCCGAGTGCCGATGTCATCCTCGTCCGCGCTGCGAGCGCCCGCGGGCGTCGCCAGCGCCATCCACCCGAGCACGTTCAGAACCAAGAAAGCCGAGCTTCGCATGATGCCCGGGGCAACGCCTGGCGGGCTCGGGGCTTACACCCGACCGCGGTCAGCCACCCTCCGGCGGCGAGTCCCAGTCCGTCACGGACTCGCCCTTCTCGATCGAGAGGATGTCGATGGCCGCCGCGGCGCCGTCGCCGGCGCTGATGATGGCCTGGCTGCGACCAGGTCGCGTCGAGCGCCCGACGGCGTACACCCCGGGCACGGCGGTGCGCCCGTTCTTGTCCGTGGCGAGCCCCGTCGCCGGATCGTGGGAGAGGCCGAGCATCTGCGCGAGGCGCGGCGACTTGCCCTCCGACAGGATCACGTAGCGCGCTCGGACGGTCGCGCCGTCTTCGAGCGTCGCCTGGAACCCGTCTCCCTGCTTCGCGAGGGCCTCGACGCGCGTGCCCAGGACCTTCGCGCCGAGCGCGGCGACCTGCCGGCGCGCGACGGCTTGGAAGTCGCTGCCGAGGATCTCGGGGATGCCCAGGTAGTTCCTGAGCAGCGCGGCGTGCATCGCCGTCTTGTCCTGGCCGTGAACGACCACGTCCATGCCGTTCTTCGCGAGGAAGAGCGCGGCGCTCAGGCCGCCCGGACCGTCTCCGATCACCAACACGTCGGTCATGCGCTTGATATCGAGAAGCGCCGGCCCGATGTCAACTCGAGGCCTGCACACGACCGCTGCGACACCACGGCCAAGATGGCTCGAGGGACCGGGGCGGCGGGGCCACGCGGCAGCCCTTTCGTTCAATCCTCGGTGGGTGCCCGTGGGTAGGTTCGAGCCCTGACCTCGCTCGGGAGACCCTCATGAAAGCCATCGTTCAAGACCGCTATGGATCGGCCGACGTACTGCAACTCCGGGAGATCGATCGTCCTCGGCCGCGCGCGGGCGAGGTCATCGTCCGGGTCCACGCCGCGGGCATCGACTTCGGGGTGTGGCACCTGATGGAGGGGGTGCCCTACGCGGTGCGACTCGCCTTTGGCCTGCGCCGACCGAAGAACCCCGTGCGCGGGATCGAGCTAGCGGGGGTGGTCGAGGAGGTGGGCACGAACGTGACCACCTTCGCACCGGGCGACGAGGTCTTCGGCGTCGGGGAGGGATCCTTCGCCGAGTACGCGCGCGCCTCCGTCTCCAAGCTCCTGCACAAGCCCCCGAACCTCGGCTTCGCGGAGGCGGCGGCCGTGCCCGTGTCAGCGACGACCGCCCTCACGGGCCTCCGCGCGGCGGGGCTCGAAGCAGGGCAGACGGTGCTCATCACGGGTGCGGGCGGCGGCGTCGGCTCCTACGCGGTGCAGCTCGCGCGCGCGATGGGCGCCGAGGTGACCGGCGTCTGCAGCACGGCGAAGCTGGACTTCGTGCGTTCTCTGGGCGCGGCGCACGTCATCGACTACACGCGCGAGGACGCCACCGCGGGCGACCGCACCTACGACGTCATCATCGACCTCGCGGGCAGCCGCAGTGTGTCCGCCCTGCGCCGCGCGCTCGCGCCGACGGGGACTCTGGTGATCCTCGGGGGAGAGGGCGGGGGCAAGTGGCTCGGCATGGGTCGCCAGGTCTGGGCGCAGATCGTCGGCGTCACGACCCGACAGACGTTCCGATCGCCCATCGGGCTCGTGAACCAGAAGGACCTCGCTACCCTCGGGGAGATGCTCGAGGCGGGAAACCACGGAGTCACCCATGCGCTGGTCCAGGAGGTGTGCGTCGAGCGCAGCAGCGCGGCGCGGCGCCAGCGGTGGCATCAGCGCGTTGCCGCGGCGCTCGAGCGCGACCTCTTGGCCGGCGAGAGCCCGCACCTCCTCGCCCAGCATTTCGAGGCTGCGGGCGATGCGGCGCGAGCGGTTCCCGCTTATGCGGCAGCGGGACGACAGGCCGGCCTCCGATACGCCACCTCCGACGCCATCGCCCTGTGCGCCCGCGCGCTGGATCTGCTGCCCCGCTTGCCCGCGGGCCGTGAGCGCGACCGTCTCGAGCTCGAGATCCTGGGGACCATGTGCCGACAGGTGAGCTCCACCTCGTTCAAGACGACCTTCGCCGGCCGGGAGCCGCTCTCGGTCTATTCGAGGGCCATCGAGATCGCGCGCACGCTCGATGACTCGCCGAGCGTGTACGCAGCGCTCACGCGGCTGTGCAACTACCACATGATCACTGCCGACTACCGCCAGGCGGCGGAGCTGCACGGTGAGCTCGAGGCGATCGAGCAAGCCCACGAGCTGGATCCGGTGCTTCTCCACTCCGGGATCTTCGCCCGGGCGTATACCGCGTTCTTCACCGCCGACCTCGGCAGCGCGGTTCGCCTGCTCGAACAGCTAGCTCCCTCGGAGCACGAGCGGTCTGTGTTTCACGCGAACCTCCCCGGTAGGACGCTCGCTCTGGGCCATCTCGCGTGCGTGCGCTGGGTCATGGGGGACGCCGAGCGCGCCCTGGCCGAGGCGCAGGCGACGATCGACCTCGCGGCGAGGACCGGAGTCCCGGTCCTGCCAGCGCTCGGGCACGTGGTCCGCGCGAGGCTCCGGTACCTGCGTCGCGATCCGCTGCCGATCGCCGAGGTGGAGGCGATCGAGGCAGTCCGGGTCGCGGCGCCCGATCTGGGGCTCCAGACGGAGGCAAAGGCCTTCGCGCTGTGGGCGAAGGCCCGCCGCGCCCCGCTCTCGCTCGAGGAGATTCGGCCACTCCTCGACGACCTGAACCAGCGGCTGACCGAAGTCTCGACATGCTCCACGTTGCTCGGGCAGGTCCTGATCGACGTGTTGAGGGCGTCCGGGCACGCTGCGGAGGCGAGCCGCCTCACCGGCGAGATCATCTCCTTCGCGATCAGCCACGACGAGAGCGTGTTCCTACCGGAGCTGCTCCGGATCCGCGGCGAGCAGGTGGAACGCACGAACCCCGCCGCGGCGGCGAAGGACTATCTCGAGGCCCTGGAGCTCGCCCGGACTACGGGGGCGCAGAGTCTGGAGCGTCGCGCGATGGAAAACCTCTCCGCGCTCCAGGCTTCCGCTAGGGCAGGTGGTGCAGCGCCTCGGCGGGGCTCGAGGCGAACCTGAGCGGGGCGGCCCTCGCCGCGCGCCATGCCGCGCTGAGCCCCATCGCCGGCTCCCGGCCTGACTGCGTCCGACGCGCTGGACTGGCGCAGCGGTTGCGCGAACGCCCGCCGAGACCCGGCCAGGAGGCGCAACTGGCGCTCGCCTGCGTCTGTTCTCGAGCGCTCGTGGCCTGAACCGGTGCCAAACTTGCGCGGGAGGCGAGCGCGGGCGCAAAGCTCGCGCGGGGATCGGACTGTCAGTGGATAAAAATATCCATTGAATTCGACTTGATCCTGGTCAAGTTGGGGGTTCGTTGCGGCTGGCACGGCGCGTGAAAGGCGGGGGCAAGCCGGGAAGAACCCAGCTCTGACGCTGCGCCCGGCATCCGAACCCCTTGCCGGAGGTCCGTCCATGCGACCCGTGTCCGCACTACTTTCTGTCGTTGCCCTGCTCGCCGCCTTCGGTTGCGGCCGCTCCCCGGATGTCCAGCGCGAGCGCCTCGGCTCGACCGGTGGCTCCGAGAAGGGGGACTTCGGCCCGGCCGTCGGGGCGCCGGTGGTCGCCGAGCTCACCGATGCGCCCAGAGTTCCGAGACCCGTGGAGCGCAAGAAGCCGGCCCACGTCGTGGTGGAGCTCGAGACGCGCGAGCTCGAGCTGCCCATCGCCAACGGCGCCACGTACACGTTCTGGACGTTCGGCGGCAAGGTGCCGGGGCAGTTCATCCGCGTGCGGCAAGGCGACACCGTGGAGGTGCGGCTGAAGAATCACCCCGACAGCAAGATGCCGCACAACGTCGACCTGCACGCGGTGACCGGACCTGGCGGAGGAGCGGAGAGCTCCTTCACTTCCCCGGGATACGAGACGAAGTTCTCGTTCAAGGCGCTCAACCAGGGCCTCTTCGTCTACCACTGTGCGACCGCGCCCGTCGGCATGCACATCGCGAACGGGATGTACGGCCTGATCTTGGTCGAGCCCCCGGAAGGCCTGCCCCCCGTCGATCACGAGTACTACGTGATGCAGAGCGAGTTCTACACGGCGGGCAAGTACCGGGAGCCCGGCTTGGCTCGATTCGACGAAGCGAAGGCCATCGACGAGCGCCCCACCTACGTGCTCTTCAACGGTCGGGAGGGCGCGCTCACCGGCGACAATGCGCTGAAAGCCAAGGTCGGGGAGCGCGTGCGGCTCTACGTCGGCAACGGGGGTCCCAACCTGGTGTCGAGCTTCCACGTCATCGGTGAGATCTTCGACAAGGTCTACACCGAGGGCGGGACTCGCCATCAAGAGAACGTCCAGACGACGCTCATTCCGGCCGGCGGCTCGGCGATTGTCGAGTTTCGGGTCGAGGTCCCGGGTGACTACGCGCTGGTGGACCACTCGATCTTCCGCACCTTCCACAAGGGTGCTCTCGGCACGCTCCGCGTGAGCGGCGACGAGAACAAGGCGACCTTCTCCGGGCAGCTCGAAGCCCGCGAATGGAAGCCGAACTGAGGGTCGGATCATGGGCTCCCTCGCACTGATCGGGCTCTCCCTGCTGACGCTGGTGGCGACGAAGCACCCGGACCTCGTCGAGCGAGCGCTCTGGCCCGAGCCCCGCGCCAGCATCGACTGGGTGCGCATTCCGGCCGGCACTCAGCGACCACAGTTCGCGCCGAGTGAGTCCCAGACCGAGATCGCGATCGGAGAGCACGACCTCGCGGACACTCCAGTCACCAACGGGGCCTTCCTGCGCTTCGTGCAGCGTCACCCCGAGTGGCGCCGAGATCGTGTCTCGCGCTTGTTCGCCGACCCTGCGTACCTCGCGCACTGGGCTGCTCCCGATGATCTGGGTGACGCCGGCGCACGGCGCCCGGTCACCCAGGTGAGCTGGTTCGCGGCGAGCGCGTTCTGCGAAGCGGCCGGCGCGCGCCTGCCAACGGAGGCGGAGTGGGAGCGCGTCGCCGCGGAGAGCCCGGCCGCGGAGCAGCTCGCCTGGTACGCCAAGCCGTCCCGGGGCCCCGAGCGTGACGTCGGCGGCGGAGCGGAGAACAGCCTCTCGGTCCACGACATGAACGGCCTGGTCTGGGAGTGGGTGCTCGACTTCAACTCCAACATGGTGACGGCGGACAGCCGTGACACGACCGACAACGACAAGAACACCTTCTGTGGCGCTGGAGCGCTGCGCGCCCGTGATCCGGATGACTATGCAGCGTTCATGCGCATCGCGTTCAGAAGCTCGCTGGAAGCACGTTTCGTCGCCCGGCACCTGGGGTTCCGCTGTGCCCGCGACGTCGAGAAGGAGACCCGATGAACCGTTCCATCTTCACCGTCGCGGCGTGCCTGGCGCTCTCGTGTTGCTCCCGCGCCCCGTCTTCCCCACCCACACCGGAGACCAGCGAGGCGGACGTTCCGCACGCCACGCTGCCAGCCGGTCGAGCCGTGCAGGGAGCGAGCCTCTACCAGGTCTCGATGGAGCTGACGGACCAGGACGGCCAGGCGCTCGGCCTCGACGCCTTCGCCGGGCACCCGGTGATCATCAGCATGTTCTACGGCAGCTGCCCCTTCGCCTGTCCGACGCTGATTTCCGACGTGAAGCGCATCATCGACAAGCTCGACCAGACGACTCGCAAGGACGTGCGCGTGCTGCTGGTGAGCTTCGACCCGGAGCGCGACACGCCAGCGGCCATGAAGGAGCTCGCCGAACGGCATCGCACCGATCAGAGCCTGTTCCGTTTCGCCAGGAGCAGCGAAGCGGACGTCCGCAAGCTCGCCGCGGTGCTCGGCATCCGCTACAAGAAGCTCGACAACGGCGCCATCAACCACTCCACCGTGATCACCGTTCTGGATCGGCGCGGCATGCCCCGCTACCGCATGGATGGCCTCAAAGGGCCTCCCGACGGGGCGGTGAGCGCGCTCGAGCGCGTCGATTCGCCGATCGCTCGTGCTTGGGGCTTGCTGACGGGGGGATGATCCGCTCGCAGTCCGTCGGCCCGGCGTCGCCTGAGGCCGAAGGAGTGCTCTTCGCGGCGACGGCCGTGCGCCTTGCGGCTCGAGCGAGCTCGCGCGTCAGCCGATCAGTGGGTTCCGCGTGCGCAGCTTGGAGAACCGGGAGAAGTCGCGGTCGGCCGTCCAGAGCTCGCTCACGGCGTGCTCCAGACACAGGGCGGCGATTCGGGCGTCGTGCACGCGGGGCCCGACGACCTTCCCGTCCCGGAGCACGGCGTCCAGCGTGCTCCAGTACCCAGTGGTCTCGGCGAGCAGCGCGAGCTTCGGCGATGCGACCCAGCCCTCGACGGCCCGGCGGGCGTCGCTCAGAGACGAGGGCGGATCGAACACACGGGGGTGAGTCGCGATCGCGATGAACTCGTGGATGCAGGGCCACGGAATCGCCCACGGCCGCCGCGAGGCTTCGCGGACGCGCGCCCGAGCGGCGGCGTGCCACGGGGAGTCCGCTCGGTGAGCATAGAGGAGGACGTTGGTGTCGATGGCGATCACGTCCCGCGGCCTTCATACGCCAGATCGCGCAGCGTGCGCACGTCCTCCCAAGAGAGGCCTGGCTGCAGGCCGCGGCCGCGGACCGCGTGCGTGTCGACGCCCTCCGCGTCGCCTTCGCCGTCCGCCTCTGCTGACAGCTTCTCGCGCAGCGCTTCTTCGACCACGACCCGCAACGTCGTCCCACGTTTGGCCGCGAGCTGCTTCGCCCGCCGCAAGATCGGGTCAGCAATATCGATGGTTGTCTTCATATGGGTCAACCATATCGCTGCCCAGCCAGCCCGGCAAGGGCGCCACGAGCCGCGCGCGTGACCGAAGGACCGAGACACGCCCGGTGACGCGCCCTGCCCGCCACGACTCCGCCGCCACTGAAGATACCGCAGCGTCGCGCCTACTTGAGCTGACAGCGCGGGTTGTCGAGGATCACCCAGCGCTGGCCCAGCTTCGCCGGCTCGTCGATGCGGACCTCCGCTTCGCCGCGAGAGCCATTGGGGTGATCGATCGTGACCGTCAGGAACTTGGAGAACGCGACGACTGGACAGTTCGCGTAGGGCCCCGTGACCTTTCCTCCAGCCACGGCCTTCGCTTTGGATCCAGGGGGGACAAATCCGCCGCACCGCCGGATGGCGTACGAGAGCATTTCGCGACCGTCCGGTCTCAGCTTGTCCGCGGCTCCGCAGGCGCTCTCGATCTCCGCCGGAGTGGGGGTGAGCGCCAGCAACGCCTCGAGGTCGCCGGCTGCCAGGGCGTCAAGCACCGCTTGCACCAGCGCATCGCGCGTGGGCGTCGGCACCGGCGCGCGCGGGGGCGGCGCTGCGTCGCTCACGGCATCGACAGTCCCAGCTTCTTGGGGCGGAGCCGGCGCGATCTCCACCGAGGCGTCGGGGACACTCGCACCCGTGGGGTCCGGGGCGGAGACAAGCTCGACCCGGGGCTCCGGCGCGGGCGTCGGACGAGCGTCGCTGGCCGGACGACAGCTCGAGATGGACAGCAGCGCACCGAGCCAAAGGTGGACACGGCGAGCTCGGGACTCGTTCACGAGAGCAGAGAAGCGGAGGGTCCCGGCATCGCTCGGCTCGTCCACACCCATGATCGATCCGCTCTCGAGAACCTGAACTCTAGCACGGTCCGGCCCAAGCTCGCGCCGCGACCGCCCCGTCGCCGCCGCGCGAACCCTCGAGCGACGCGCGAGGCGCGAGCGCGGACCGAGCGCGAGCGCTAACCTGGGCCGCATGCGACGCACGACGGTTCCGG contains:
- a CDS encoding VOC family protein, whose product is MARAKIFPHLWYAKEAEEAARFYASVFPDSRVDRVTPLLSESPSGPPGSVKVVDFTLFGQRFQAISAGPHHEFNDAISLVVACDDQTELDRYWDALLEGGGKPQACGWLIDRFGVRWQIVPRALDEMMYDQDPARSRRVTDALLKMVKLDIAELEKAYRT
- a CDS encoding YciI family protein; translation: MRVMVIVKATKSSEAGVMPSEKLLADMGKYNEELVKAGVMLAGEGLHPSSKGKRVVFTAGKKTAIDGPFAETKELIAGFWLWQVKSMDEALEWARRCPDPMPGEESVLELRPVFEAEDFGQELTPELRAQEERLRAQIEQQQKS
- a CDS encoding FAD-dependent oxidoreductase, with the protein product MTDVLVIGDGPGGLSAALFLAKNGMDVVVHGQDKTAMHAALLRNYLGIPEILGSDFQAVARRQVAALGAKVLGTRVEALAKQGDGFQATLEDGATVRARYVILSEGKSPRLAQMLGLSHDPATGLATDKNGRTAVPGVYAVGRSTRPGRSQAIISAGDGAAAAIDILSIEKGESVTDWDSPPEGG
- the nirK gene encoding nitrite reductase, copper-containing, with translation MRPVSALLSVVALLAAFGCGRSPDVQRERLGSTGGSEKGDFGPAVGAPVVAELTDAPRVPRPVERKKPAHVVVELETRELELPIANGATYTFWTFGGKVPGQFIRVRQGDTVEVRLKNHPDSKMPHNVDLHAVTGPGGGAESSFTSPGYETKFSFKALNQGLFVYHCATAPVGMHIANGMYGLILVEPPEGLPPVDHEYYVMQSEFYTAGKYREPGLARFDEAKAIDERPTYVLFNGREGALTGDNALKAKVGERVRLYVGNGGPNLVSSFHVIGEIFDKVYTEGGTRHQENVQTTLIPAGGSAIVEFRVEVPGDYALVDHSIFRTFHKGALGTLRVSGDENKATFSGQLEAREWKPN
- a CDS encoding carbonic anhydrase, which translates into the protein MQKLAKGIHSFQSGYFATHRQLFEQLATAGQRPETLFITCSDSRVVPDLITNAAPGELFLIRNVGNVVPPPTLPGATAAAMEYAVEVLGVENVIVCGHTQCGAIQAILHPETVAHLPYVSRWVAGATRLKSILSERYSDLTGEALATAAIQENVLLQVEHLRQFDFIENRLVAGTLHISAWVFKIGTGQVFDYDPSSCEFVELSSGRQEPTVEPER
- a CDS encoding zinc-binding dehydrogenase; this encodes MKAIVQDRYGSADVLQLREIDRPRPRAGEVIVRVHAAGIDFGVWHLMEGVPYAVRLAFGLRRPKNPVRGIELAGVVEEVGTNVTTFAPGDEVFGVGEGSFAEYARASVSKLLHKPPNLGFAEAAAVPVSATTALTGLRAAGLEAGQTVLITGAGGGVGSYAVQLARAMGAEVTGVCSTAKLDFVRSLGAAHVIDYTREDATAGDRTYDVIIDLAGSRSVSALRRALAPTGTLVILGGEGGGKWLGMGRQVWAQIVGVTTRQTFRSPIGLVNQKDLATLGEMLEAGNHGVTHALVQEVCVERSSAARRQRWHQRVAAALERDLLAGESPHLLAQHFEAAGDAARAVPAYAAAGRQAGLRYATSDAIALCARALDLLPRLPAGRERDRLELEILGTMCRQVSSTSFKTTFAGREPLSVYSRAIEIARTLDDSPSVYAALTRLCNYHMITADYRQAAELHGELEAIEQAHELDPVLLHSGIFARAYTAFFTADLGSAVRLLEQLAPSEHERSVFHANLPGRTLALGHLACVRWVMGDAERALAEAQATIDLAARTGVPVLPALGHVVRARLRYLRRDPLPIAEVEAIEAVRVAAPDLGLQTEAKAFALWAKARRAPLSLEEIRPLLDDLNQRLTEVSTCSTLLGQVLIDVLRASGHAAEASRLTGEIISFAISHDESVFLPELLRIRGEQVERTNPAAAAKDYLEALELARTTGAQSLERRAMENLSALQASARAGGAAPRRGSRRT
- a CDS encoding DUF2236 domain-containing protein, which encodes MLRCYLGDFRTLLTGGSAGVLQLMYPPLGAAVAAQSDFFGDPFGRVYRSVPQIWATVLAPDGAERARRIRDLHRSIQGTDASGRPFHALDPETYWWAHATFTWEVFEAIRLFFPGGLGGVDVERLYADSVGWYELYGVSSRPVPPDYRAFLAKFDDVCATTLEMTPAAARTLEMALAGQWRPPLIRTNFRDPLSKGAGRALVIGALPALVRRRFDIPWTRWDQRRFRLVCGVVRQGFRYVPKQVHRRALNLGLRYVGVSTRAERFVPGAQGDGAPPRS